The following proteins are encoded in a genomic region of Gemmatimonadota bacterium:
- a CDS encoding T9SS type A sorting domain-containing protein has product MNLRTLLTIPIVGLLVLAGVFSNAPPALADCPPPPGVTPPAEPSVTAQQVEDGSATLKEFALALKNHPEFSQVSASLHRLLHLGCLFRQEGGPYRSGSTYIVQLTPDGRLSAHAKNMSLSGRLLNPLIYGAILQALGINPADLTDRAAALAAFAAAVAGDGGPFNVPDIPGASGYAAAVISPSFQTPIVLLVGFDLNESHVVEEEIDYGDPTITARDVVDRETLKAFVTQAGERYREISQSGDPAAFYKARIALRDENGPWRHGSVYLYVLDLTSNIITFHGAFPDRFELRPLIATVRDVVTGELILPQVIEAAKSNPEGGFVEYYFDDPTDDTDSADIPKVGYAREFKGELILGDRVVPLHFIIGSGFYGRAPDGVSTDPRTEVEATVIGDAVEGLTVEFARSIAGQQPDYAYSAITDAAGYLSLTISSADGVSGYYLARARNADGEIVGQWHSIPLNQNQRQVLELTLSGDMKVVRVEPLTASKPVVVSEPVAVSETVPEVSGLAPNFPNPFNSATLITYHLSSPGPVQLVIYNVLGQPVRTLVDQSQAAGSYQIRWDVLDQRGVSLSTGIYIARLSYPNGIQTQRLLYLK; this is encoded by the coding sequence ATGAACCTTCGAACATTACTCACTATTCCCATTGTCGGACTGCTCGTGCTGGCCGGCGTCTTTTCCAATGCGCCTCCTGCCCTGGCAGATTGTCCACCCCCTCCCGGCGTGACGCCTCCTGCGGAACCGAGTGTGACGGCACAACAGGTGGAAGATGGCAGCGCCACCCTGAAGGAATTCGCGCTGGCCCTGAAAAATCATCCGGAGTTTAGCCAAGTATCGGCGAGTTTGCATAGGCTATTGCACCTTGGATGTCTCTTCAGGCAGGAGGGGGGGCCGTACCGTTCCGGTTCCACCTACATCGTGCAACTGACGCCCGACGGCAGGCTATCCGCTCACGCAAAGAACATGTCCTTGTCGGGCCGGCTACTCAACCCCTTGATATATGGAGCGATCCTTCAAGCATTGGGAATCAACCCAGCCGACCTCACCGACCGTGCTGCGGCCCTAGCCGCTTTCGCTGCCGCGGTAGCCGGGGATGGCGGCCCGTTCAATGTGCCCGATATCCCAGGGGCTTCCGGCTATGCCGCCGCAGTTATATCGCCCAGTTTCCAGACCCCGATCGTGCTGCTCGTGGGATTCGATCTCAACGAATCTCACGTAGTTGAAGAAGAGATCGATTACGGCGACCCGACCATTACCGCCAGGGACGTGGTAGATCGAGAAACCCTGAAGGCCTTCGTCACGCAAGCGGGGGAGCGGTATCGCGAAATCTCACAGAGCGGCGATCCAGCCGCTTTCTATAAAGCCAGGATCGCACTTCGGGATGAGAACGGGCCCTGGAGACACGGTTCCGTGTACCTCTATGTCCTGGATCTTACCAGCAACATCATCACGTTTCACGGTGCGTTTCCGGACAGATTCGAGCTTCGACCTCTGATAGCCACTGTCCGAGACGTCGTTACTGGAGAGCTCATTCTGCCTCAGGTCATCGAAGCGGCAAAAAGTAACCCGGAAGGCGGCTTCGTGGAGTATTACTTCGACGATCCCACCGACGACACAGACAGCGCCGACATCCCTAAGGTGGGATACGCACGCGAGTTCAAAGGTGAACTCATTTTAGGTGACCGCGTAGTCCCACTTCACTTCATCATTGGATCGGGTTTTTATGGGCGCGCACCCGATGGTGTCTCGACTGATCCCCGTACAGAAGTGGAAGCCACAGTTATAGGCGACGCCGTCGAGGGATTGACCGTCGAGTTTGCGCGATCCATCGCTGGCCAACAGCCCGACTACGCCTATAGCGCCATCACAGATGCTGCTGGCTATTTATCCCTCACCATCTCCAGCGCGGACGGGGTAAGTGGTTACTATCTCGCCCGTGCCCGCAACGCCGATGGCGAGATCGTCGGTCAGTGGCACAGCATTCCCCTCAACCAGAATCAACGCCAGGTCCTGGAACTGACCCTAAGCGGCGATATGAAGGTCGTACGCGTCGAACCACTAACCGCATCCAAGCCCGTGGTCGTATCCGAGCCCGTGGCAGTATCCGAGACAGTACCAGAAGTTAGTGGTCTGGCACCCAACTTTCCCAACCCATTCAACAGCGCCACCCTGATTACCTACCACCTGTCCAGCCCCGGTCCGGTGCAACTGGTAATCTACAATGTGCTGGGTCAGCCCGTACGCACGCTGGTGGATCAATCCCAGGCCGCAGGCTCCTACCAGATACGGTGGGATGTTCTCGACCAGCGGGGCGTCTCGCTGTCAACGGGGATCTACATCGCACGTCTGAGCTATCCTAACGGGATACAGACGCAACGGTTGCTCTACCTCAAGTAG